The following coding sequences lie in one Epinephelus moara isolate mb chromosome 17, YSFRI_EMoa_1.0, whole genome shotgun sequence genomic window:
- the LOC126403806 gene encoding E3 ubiquitin-protein ligase RNF19A-like, with amino-acid sequence MSIRGQNQVKKKYDPLDTTLKFVNRKNDLDPMCDDDDDDSLRAEMSCGHAVTPESLTLWCLHQLDEGKYNFRCPAVVEGTKLCNKPWSYQEVRRLADLSVEEMKHFEETMALLAAVEHCKMQPCPKCKTNVERKDLSNLCVCCIICTADQKKTYHFCWQCQREWKGPGPRSDRCDNDGCINRDLQLLQTCRTISLPSVTGVTACPSVRACPTCGVRVEHSQQYCKNITCPRCHVEFCFVCLKLKRECSVTSSPYKICPSGVAPRQTSIPVWQRK; translated from the exons ATGAGCATTCGGGGACAGAACCAGGTGAAGAAGAAGTACGACCCCCTAGATACCACCCTGAAGTTTGTCAACAGGAAGAATGACTTGGATCCAATGtgtgacgatgatgatgatgacagtctAAGAGCAGAGATGTCCTGCGGCCACGCTGTCACCCCTGAGTCTCTCACACTGTGGTGTCTCCACCAGCTGGATGAG GGTAAATACAACTTCAGATGTCCTGCCGTGGTGGAGGGGACCAAACTGTGCAATAAGCCGTGGTCGTACCAGGAGGTGCGCAGACTGGCTGATTTGTCTGTTGAGGAAATGAAGCACTTTGAGGAGACCATGGCTCTCCTGGCTGCTGTGGAGCACTGCAAAATGCAGCCA TGCCCAAAGTGCAAAACGAATGTGGAGAGGAAGGATCTCTCCAACCTGTGTGTCTGCTGCATCATATGCACAGCCGACCAGAAGAAGACCTACCACTTCTGCTGGCAGTGTCAGAGGGAGTGGAAAGGTCCAGGCCCTCGATCTGACCGCTGCGACAATGACGGCTGCATCAACAGGGACCTGCAGCTACTGCAGACATGCAGGACCATCAGTCTGCCCTCAGTGACGGGGGTCACCGCCTGCCCCTCAGTCCGGGCCTGTCCTACATGCGGCGTGAGGGTGGAACACAGTCAACAATACTGCAAAAACATCACCTGCCCTCGCTGCCACGTGGAGTTCTGTTTCGTCTGCCTGAAACTAAAACGTGAATGTTCAGTGACCAGCTCGCCGTATAAGATCTGTCCCAGTGGTGTGGCTCCCAGACAGACATCTATCCCTGTGTGgcagagaaagtga
- the LOC126403797 gene encoding uncharacterized protein LOC126403797, whose amino-acid sequence MNHDTVQMFREKLDSLNISDYYGLDSPGLTCYLNSVLQVLFMTQDFREAVKRCCSEDSTRIDTVLEKLFADLQQNLAKTNHVIKKLGISNIYEQRDAAEYFEKILCLTSPEAAKIFKGELNHKIRCLGCNEKNDSKSFFWILPLAVEDLPRQTYSVEKGLKAFFKGEKVCGEDKMFCNHCNEKQDADFGCEMTHSPETLTLLLKRFSYDYKRRCYVKLHCNVDVPQTLHVKNCKYKLYAVVNHFGNLTGGHYTAHIKSFETDVWYDFNDDIVNRVKQSLFGAGDKSLKSHTAYLLMYRKVSRHPETTYESNQEAPCAHSDVKAEGRHGKAERGEPAVPHQLKDESCIIGKNLMPLNGDVIYDWREQTNLSGELDTQSNQEAACGRQRKEMLKTDTGADRDNMQIQTSKCAKLQKDGGLKHHEPIRQQHSTNSEEHMRHLHTKRTPTAAFKTHLLDYMFEQNHTSPNDRLKSNETVSIVAKTGTSETFKPAETETVKHKREAGVSAYVCDSDVKSLYVSSNGRSSSSAQYSTGHFQGQCRKNEPTWCSCSPNLCRKSNGSKKDKEKIQHSVTAESCYKPETKQTVKKGEIPVSPRESLRKRRTAVESRDKAKQEPWR is encoded by the exons ATGAATCATGACACTGTTCAAATGTTCAGAGAGAAACTAGACAGCCTCAACATCTCAG ATTATTATGGCCTGGACAGTCCAGGTCTGACATGCTATTTGAACAGCGTGCTTCAGGTGCTTTTCATGACCCAAGACTTCCGGGAGGCTGTGAAACG ATGCTGCAGTGAAGACTCAACAAGGATTGACACTGTGCTCGAAAAACTGTTTGCTGATTTACAGCAAAATCTGGCTAAAACAAATCACGTGATAAAGAAACTGGGGATCTCGAACA TATATGAACAACGTGATGCTGCTGAGTATTTTGAGAAGATCCTGTGTCTGACCAGTCCAGAGGCAGCCAAG ATATTTAAGGGGGAACTCAATCACAAGATCAGATGCCTCGGGTGCAACGAGAAAAACGATTCCAAGAGCTTTTTTTGGATTCTGCCACTGGCGGTGGAGGATTTGCCTCGTCAAACTTACAGCGTG GAGAAAGGGTTGAAGGCATTCTTCAAGGGAGAAAAAGTCTGCGGGGAAGACAAGATGTTCTGCAACCACTGCAATGAAAAGCAAGATGCTGACTTT GGATGTGAGATGACGCACAGTCCGGAGACTTTGACCCTTCTGTTGAAGAGATTCAGCTACGACTACAAGCGCAGGTGTTACGTCAAGCTTCACTGCAACGTGGATGTCCCCCAAACTTTACATGTGAAG AATTGCAAATACAAGCTCTACGCTGTAGTTAACCACTTTGGTAATCTAACAGGAGGTCATTATACTGCACATATAAAATCTTTTGAAACTGACGTGTGGTATGACTTCAATGACGACATTGTTAACAGG GTTAAACAATCACTGTTTGGAGCTGGAGACAAGTCTTTGAAGTCTCATACAGCGTACCTCCTCATGTACAGGAAGG TGAGCAGACATCCTGAAACAACTTATGAAAGCAACCAGGAGGCTCCCTGTGCACATTCAGACGTCAAGGCCGAAGGAAGACATGGCAAGGCCGAAAGAGGAGAGCCTGCTGTTCCTCATCAACTGAAGGATGAAAGCTGCATCATAGGGAAAAACCTAATGCCCTTGAATGGTGACGTGATCTACGATTGGAGGGAACAGACAAACCTGTCTGGGGAACTGGACACACAGTCAAACCAGGAAGCGGCATGTGGAAGGCAGCGCAAGGAGATGCTCAAAACAGACACTGGAGCAGATCGAGATAATATGCAAATACAAACATCAAAATGTGCAAAGCTACAAAAAGATGGAGGACTGAAACATCATGAGCCAATCAGGCAGCAGCACAGTACAAACTCAGAGGAGCACATGAGGCATCTTCATACCAAAAGGACCCCTACAGCAGCTTTTAAAACACACCTGTTAGACTACATGTTCGAGCAAAACCACACATCCCCAAATGACAGACTGAAATCAAATGAGACTGTCAGTATTGTTGCAAAGACTGGAACCAGTGAAACCTTCAAACCTGCAGAAACTGAAACTGTGAAACACAAAAGAGAGGCTGGTGTcagtgcatatgtgtgtgattCTGATGTAAAGTCACTGTATGTTTCCTCTAATGGCCGCTCTTCTTCTTCAGCTCAGTACTCAACAGGACACTTTCAAGGTCAGTGTAGAAAGAATGAACCAACATGGTGTAGCTGTTCACCAAACCTGTGCCGGAAGTCAAACGGTTCAAAGAAAGATAAGGAGAAAATACAGCATTCTGTGACTGCGGAGAGCTGCTACAAACCTGAGACcaaacaaactgtgaaaaaGGGAGAGATACCTGTAAGTCCAAGAGAGAGTCTCAGAAAGAGAAGAACAGCTGTAGAGAGTAGGGACAAAGCCAAACAAGAGCCATGGAGGTGA